A part of Actinoallomurus bryophytorum genomic DNA contains:
- a CDS encoding lantibiotic dehydratase, whose product MTKMPRLKAADRATVRMSVLPAETAARTRSDGDDPAGYLRSIIADPLVREAIAVSSPSLAHTLDALEAGRPVDPKKLRRAVLSVSRYVLRMATRSTPFGIMAGVSEARFGDAVKTSFGDGHRKSARPDVGWLHTLVRDWERRPEIVRRLHVVRNGLAFARGDRIVVPHLPVGDDGPAIEVSVRRTRVVDEVLERARRPVRFTDLAGHLLTAFPQGSPEAVERMLMQLVERYALLTDLMPPDDADPIQHVLDRLPAEAAADLEETGAALDAYARTPVGGGLPAWNEVLRVTRRLGEKQHAPHVDLRLDDEITLPWAVAEEVESTAAILTRITPPDRAVPHMRAYHDDFVDRYGTGRLVPVKELLDPEAGLGTPAGYRTSARSAPRAEPNRYRDRVFGELTQRALLDGAHEVELDAAMIDWLADDDDGRVPSVLELGIHVLAASAPALEAGDFRIALATMPLSRRAGALSGRFAYLLDDLRDQTAQLLSGAKIPQPQLTFQANWTRVANVARVPRLTAHSLPVGRFADPGDPSVVDLDDLAVGSADGRLFLQSLSRGTEIVPTTIHMLVLREVAPDVARFLYDVSDARHRACAAWTWGDLDAMLPFLPRVRHGRTIMAPATWRPSLDLVDTAVPDREWQRRLDAWRERWRVPAEVFMTNGDNRIGLDLDATLHRRILRYELGRRKSTLLVEPPGGEGFGAGWADGRAGELVVTLTSDTPDPAVRTRAVVRRRPYVHHPGGEWLFAKLYCSADRHGELIARSLPVLRAALPSCVDRWFFMRYFDPGPHLRLRFQGDPDGLNREVMPLVHQWAARLCEAGLARTLMLDTYEPEVERYGGPEALEAAERLFQADSEAVIEQLGLRLDLRPELLAAANYADLMRGFDAPDWREWFLHAFPKNEHHSAFQAVRRTAIPVVEGQVDPRLDAIWARRRPAVAEYGRLIRSLNRPTPLPALLHMHHNRLVGAAPDGEGVSYAITRGALQALWDRERHAK is encoded by the coding sequence ATGACAAAAATGCCGAGGCTGAAGGCCGCCGACCGGGCGACGGTGCGGATGAGCGTGCTCCCGGCGGAGACGGCGGCGCGGACCCGAAGCGACGGCGACGACCCCGCCGGATATCTGCGCTCGATCATCGCCGACCCGCTGGTCCGGGAGGCGATCGCGGTATCCAGCCCGTCGTTGGCGCACACGCTCGACGCGCTGGAGGCCGGCCGCCCGGTCGATCCGAAGAAGCTGCGGCGCGCGGTGCTCTCGGTATCCCGTTACGTGCTTCGCATGGCGACCCGGTCCACGCCCTTCGGCATCATGGCCGGCGTCTCCGAGGCGCGTTTCGGCGACGCCGTCAAGACGTCCTTCGGCGACGGCCACCGCAAGAGCGCGCGGCCGGACGTCGGCTGGCTGCACACGCTCGTACGCGACTGGGAACGCCGGCCGGAGATCGTGCGGCGCCTCCATGTCGTCCGCAACGGCCTGGCCTTCGCGCGGGGCGACCGGATCGTGGTGCCGCACCTGCCCGTAGGTGACGACGGCCCGGCGATCGAGGTCTCCGTACGCCGCACCCGGGTGGTGGACGAGGTGCTGGAGCGGGCTCGTCGGCCGGTGCGGTTCACGGACCTGGCCGGACACCTGCTCACGGCCTTCCCGCAGGGCTCGCCGGAGGCGGTCGAGCGGATGCTGATGCAACTCGTCGAGCGGTACGCCCTGCTCACCGATCTCATGCCCCCCGACGACGCCGACCCGATCCAGCACGTCCTCGACCGTCTTCCGGCCGAGGCGGCGGCGGACCTGGAAGAGACCGGCGCCGCGCTGGACGCTTACGCGAGGACGCCCGTCGGTGGGGGGCTTCCGGCGTGGAATGAGGTCCTCCGCGTGACCCGGCGGCTCGGGGAGAAACAGCACGCTCCCCACGTCGACCTGCGGCTCGATGACGAGATCACACTGCCGTGGGCGGTCGCCGAGGAGGTCGAGTCGACCGCCGCGATCCTGACCCGCATCACCCCTCCTGACCGCGCCGTACCCCACATGCGCGCCTACCACGATGACTTCGTCGACCGGTACGGCACGGGGCGGCTGGTCCCGGTGAAGGAACTTCTCGATCCGGAGGCGGGGCTCGGCACCCCGGCCGGCTACCGTACCTCGGCCCGCAGCGCGCCCCGCGCGGAGCCGAACCGATACCGCGACCGCGTTTTCGGCGAGCTCACCCAGCGTGCGCTGCTCGACGGGGCCCACGAGGTCGAGCTCGACGCTGCGATGATCGACTGGCTCGCGGACGACGACGACGGGCGGGTGCCGTCCGTGCTGGAGCTCGGGATCCACGTGCTGGCCGCGTCGGCGCCGGCGTTGGAGGCCGGTGACTTCCGCATCGCCCTGGCGACCATGCCCCTCTCACGCCGCGCCGGCGCGTTGAGCGGCCGTTTCGCGTACCTCCTCGACGATCTGCGCGACCAGACCGCCCAGCTCCTGTCCGGCGCCAAGATTCCCCAGCCGCAACTCACCTTCCAGGCCAACTGGACACGGGTCGCCAACGTGGCCCGTGTGCCACGGTTGACCGCCCACAGCCTGCCGGTCGGGAGGTTCGCGGACCCCGGCGATCCCTCGGTGGTCGACCTGGACGACCTCGCGGTCGGCTCCGCGGACGGACGGCTCTTCCTCCAGTCGCTGAGCCGCGGCACGGAGATCGTTCCGACCACGATCCACATGCTCGTCCTGCGCGAGGTCGCTCCCGACGTGGCCCGTTTCCTCTACGACGTCAGCGACGCGCGTCACCGCGCGTGCGCCGCGTGGACCTGGGGCGACCTCGACGCGATGCTGCCGTTCCTACCGCGTGTCCGGCACGGCCGGACGATCATGGCCCCGGCGACCTGGCGTCCCTCGCTCGACCTCGTCGACACCGCTGTGCCGGACCGGGAGTGGCAACGCCGTCTCGACGCCTGGCGCGAACGCTGGCGGGTGCCCGCCGAGGTCTTCATGACCAACGGAGACAACCGGATCGGCCTGGATCTGGACGCCACGCTGCACCGGCGGATCCTCCGCTACGAACTCGGCCGCCGCAAGAGTACTCTCCTGGTCGAGCCGCCGGGTGGCGAGGGCTTCGGCGCGGGCTGGGCGGACGGCCGCGCCGGGGAGCTCGTCGTCACGCTGACCTCCGATACGCCCGATCCGGCCGTCCGAACGCGGGCCGTGGTGCGGCGCCGCCCGTACGTCCACCACCCGGGCGGTGAGTGGCTGTTCGCGAAGCTGTACTGCTCCGCCGACCGGCACGGAGAGCTGATCGCCCGCTCTCTGCCCGTGCTGCGCGCCGCGCTACCCTCCTGCGTCGACCGGTGGTTCTTCATGCGGTACTTCGATCCCGGCCCGCACCTGCGACTCCGCTTCCAGGGTGACCCGGACGGGCTGAACCGCGAGGTCATGCCGCTGGTGCACCAATGGGCGGCGCGGCTGTGCGAGGCGGGGCTCGCCCGTACGCTGATGCTCGACACGTACGAGCCGGAGGTCGAGCGGTACGGCGGGCCGGAGGCGCTGGAGGCGGCCGAGCGGCTGTTCCAGGCCGACAGCGAGGCCGTGATCGAGCAGTTGGGACTGCGGCTCGACCTGCGCCCGGAGCTGCTCGCCGCCGCGAACTACGCGGACCTGATGCGCGGCTTCGACGCGCCGGACTGGCGGGAGTGGTTCCTGCACGCCTTCCCCAAGAACGAGCACCACTCTGCGTTCCAGGCGGTACGCCGGACCGCGATCCCGGTCGTCGAGGGGCAGGTCGATCCGCGCCTCGATGCGATCTGGGCACGCCGCAGGCCGGCCGTCGCGGAGTACGGCCGCCTGATTCGTTCGCTGAACCGGCCCACGCCCCTTCCCGCGCTGCTGCACATGCACCACAACCGGCTCGTCGGAGCCGCACCGGACGGCGAGGGCGTCTCGTATGCGATCACACGGGGGGCTCTGCAGGCACTGTGGGACCGGGAGAGGCACGCGAAGTGA
- a CDS encoding lanthionine synthetase C family protein, with the protein MAARLASVTDRDGAAAATRRPGTRSDHAGQAQLYAALHDREPRAGWDATGHRLLENAVTKAGSAGLFSGGLAGLGVAAVLLRGRTGRYRGLLEKLDAAVVPIADHDLINGTAGAGVYALLRGRPPAIVAVTAALAEAAAGDPPFFVPPHRVPPAWSLPEGYVDCGLAHGAAGPVALLALLTEQGKQADLSAEHAERPEVRTRALTRAADWLLDAAETDEWGIAWPAGLAGDDRMPSPRRASWCYGVPGIARALWLAGRALDEPHHQSVARDAMTALLDASDAWGLDSSPNLCHGIAGLLLVTAAFAADDARFAPAAEDLLDRLVDAFDPSLPLGFDVTGPGLLTGAAGIALTLLTVTGDSPADDPALRPFLVG; encoded by the coding sequence GTGGCGGCTCGCCTTGCCTCCGTCACGGACCGCGACGGCGCCGCCGCTGCCACGCGGCGGCCGGGCACTCGCTCCGACCACGCCGGGCAGGCGCAGCTCTACGCGGCGCTACACGACCGCGAGCCCCGCGCCGGATGGGACGCGACCGGCCATCGACTCCTGGAGAACGCGGTGACGAAAGCCGGGTCGGCCGGGCTCTTCAGCGGTGGGCTCGCCGGACTCGGCGTCGCGGCCGTACTCCTGCGGGGTCGCACCGGCCGCTACCGCGGTCTGCTGGAGAAGCTGGACGCGGCCGTCGTGCCCATAGCGGACCACGACCTCATCAACGGAACGGCCGGTGCCGGCGTGTATGCGCTGTTGCGGGGCCGTCCGCCCGCGATCGTCGCGGTGACCGCCGCGCTGGCGGAGGCCGCCGCCGGTGACCCGCCCTTCTTCGTGCCACCGCACCGCGTTCCGCCGGCCTGGTCGCTGCCCGAGGGGTACGTCGACTGCGGGCTGGCCCACGGCGCCGCCGGCCCCGTGGCCCTCCTCGCCCTGCTCACCGAGCAGGGCAAGCAGGCCGACCTGAGCGCCGAGCACGCCGAGCGGCCCGAGGTCCGCACACGCGCGCTCACCCGTGCGGCGGACTGGTTGCTGGACGCGGCCGAGACCGACGAGTGGGGCATCGCCTGGCCGGCCGGCCTGGCCGGCGATGACCGGATGCCCTCACCGCGCCGCGCCTCCTGGTGCTACGGCGTCCCCGGCATCGCCCGTGCCCTGTGGCTCGCCGGGCGGGCACTGGACGAACCCCACCACCAGAGCGTCGCCCGCGACGCGATGACCGCGCTGCTGGACGCCTCCGACGCCTGGGGCCTGGACTCTTCGCCGAACCTGTGCCACGGGATCGCGGGACTACTGCTGGTCACCGCGGCGTTCGCGGCCGACGACGCGCGATTCGCGCCCGCCGCGGAGGACCTGCTCGACCGGCTCGTCGATGCTTTCGATCCCAGCCTGCCGCTCGGCTTCGACGTGACCGGCCCCGGCCTGCTGACCGGCGCCGCCGGGATCGCGCTGACACTGCTGACGGTGACCGGGGACTCTCCCGCGGACGACCCGGCCCTACGGCCGTTCCTGGTGGGCTGA
- a CDS encoding ABC transporter ATP-binding protein, producing MKPPGDELFGSGIRVSIGQLRHEGAGLLVGFSTMARELPRLLAATIRLGREAAPRALAAIIVAELVAGVGTAVTLLSTYRVLVPLMAGGPSRDRVLAAAPALVAIALAAGTASVMRACSKAAASRLGPRAERLAYTRLLEGAAQVELAALEDAEFHNLLGAARQGTRATRIALSNAIALLTGLTNLVASAGVLTVLHPVLLPLLAAGIAPKGWSAVRAARARFASTKRYMDLTRQLEVLGDLLSGPNPGQEIRAHGVAPFLLEHYRRLSAVAEEEQERLGRAEARNTLVGDALSGLAGLATYAALGALLLTGAVPLAVAGAAVMAIRTGKMSLTALVMSTNQIYEQGLFVLEWERACAEAGRLAMHTGHLALPPRAVEIRAENLRFAYPHETRPALDGVDVVIRPGETVAFVGENGSGKSTLAKLLIGLYLPQGGQVTWAGVPIWHLDRRRLFERVALVTQDFTRWPFTARVNLAIGRSEHARDDARLRWAGWTSGADAVAASLPDGWDTLLAREFMGGTELSGGQWQRIGLGRAWFRDAPVLVFDEPTSALDPRAEIEVFDKVGMLAAQGRTIVLITHRLASVRRADRIYVLAHGKVVEHGTHQSLMDAGGAYAAMYQLQAGQYAETTWRRHGTERTFT from the coding sequence GTGAAACCGCCCGGCGACGAGCTGTTCGGATCCGGTATCCGGGTGTCGATCGGCCAGCTCCGGCATGAGGGCGCGGGACTGCTGGTCGGCTTTTCCACGATGGCGCGGGAGCTGCCGCGGCTCCTGGCGGCCACGATTCGTCTCGGGCGCGAGGCCGCGCCTCGCGCGCTCGCCGCCATCATCGTCGCGGAGCTCGTCGCCGGCGTCGGAACCGCGGTGACGCTCCTGTCGACGTACCGCGTGCTGGTGCCGCTGATGGCCGGTGGGCCGTCGCGGGACCGGGTCCTCGCCGCCGCGCCCGCGCTGGTTGCGATCGCCCTGGCCGCCGGTACGGCGAGTGTTATGCGGGCGTGCAGCAAGGCCGCGGCGAGCCGCCTTGGGCCCCGGGCCGAGCGCCTGGCGTACACACGGCTGCTCGAGGGTGCCGCGCAGGTGGAGCTCGCCGCTCTGGAGGACGCGGAGTTCCACAACCTGCTCGGGGCGGCCCGCCAGGGCACCCGCGCGACCCGGATCGCCCTCAGCAACGCCATCGCGCTGCTGACCGGGTTGACGAACCTGGTGGCCTCCGCCGGGGTCCTCACCGTGTTGCATCCGGTCCTGCTGCCGCTGCTCGCTGCGGGGATCGCACCCAAGGGCTGGAGCGCCGTACGCGCCGCGCGGGCCCGGTTCGCCTCGACCAAGCGTTACATGGACCTGACGCGCCAGCTCGAAGTCCTGGGCGACCTGCTCAGCGGCCCGAACCCCGGCCAGGAGATCCGCGCCCACGGCGTCGCGCCGTTCCTGCTGGAGCATTACCGGCGCCTATCGGCGGTGGCCGAGGAGGAACAGGAGCGCCTCGGCCGGGCTGAGGCGCGTAACACCCTCGTCGGTGACGCGCTGTCGGGCCTGGCCGGCCTGGCGACGTACGCCGCCCTCGGCGCGTTGCTGCTGACCGGAGCGGTGCCGCTCGCGGTGGCCGGAGCGGCGGTCATGGCCATCCGCACTGGGAAGATGAGCCTGACCGCACTCGTCATGTCGACGAACCAGATCTACGAACAGGGACTGTTCGTCCTCGAGTGGGAGCGAGCCTGCGCCGAGGCCGGGCGGCTGGCCATGCACACGGGCCACCTGGCATTGCCGCCGAGGGCGGTCGAGATCCGCGCCGAGAACCTGCGCTTCGCCTATCCCCACGAGACACGGCCCGCGCTCGACGGCGTCGACGTCGTCATTCGGCCGGGTGAGACCGTGGCGTTCGTCGGAGAGAACGGCTCCGGCAAGAGCACATTGGCCAAGCTGCTCATCGGCCTGTACCTGCCCCAGGGTGGGCAGGTGACCTGGGCGGGGGTCCCCATCTGGCACCTGGACCGGCGACGCCTGTTCGAACGGGTCGCCCTGGTGACCCAGGACTTCACCCGCTGGCCGTTCACCGCGCGGGTCAACCTGGCCATCGGCCGCAGCGAGCACGCCCGCGACGACGCACGGCTGCGGTGGGCGGGGTGGACCAGCGGTGCGGACGCGGTGGCGGCGTCCCTGCCGGACGGCTGGGACACCCTGCTGGCGCGGGAGTTCATGGGGGGCACCGAACTGTCCGGCGGGCAGTGGCAGCGCATCGGCCTCGGGCGCGCCTGGTTCCGCGACGCGCCCGTCCTGGTCTTCGACGAGCCGACCTCGGCCCTGGACCCGCGTGCGGAGATCGAGGTCTTCGACAAGGTGGGGATGTTGGCCGCGCAGGGGCGGACGATCGTCCTCATCACCCATCGGCTGGCCTCGGTACGGCGGGCGGACCGGATCTACGTCCTGGCACACGGAAAGGTCGTCGAGCACGGTACGCACCAGAGTCTGATGGACGCAGGTGGCGCGTACGCCGCGATGTACCAGCTCCAGGCCGGCCAGTACGCGGAGACGACCTGGCGTCGGCACGGCACGGAAAGGACCTTCACATGA